CAGGCGGTGATCGATTCTTACTCGATCCGACGCGAAGCCTTGATGCAGGGGATTGCTTACGACACCACCATCTCCGGTGCCAGTGCTATTGCTGACGCTATTATTGCTCTCAAAACGCAGGAACTGCGGGTCAAGCCGTTGCAAGATTATCTCGCAACCCTTTAAACTCGTTTGAAGAAATAAGAAACAACAATGGTCACGACTCCCTCATGGGATCGCGACCATTGTTGTTTCTTATTTGGCAATTTTGTTGTTTAGGATTTAGAGGTAAAACGTTCCATCGTTACGGCTATAGCATTTTTCTGCTCTTGCAGTTTTTCAATAATATCCTGCCTTGCTTCCGTACTTAAATCTTTTTTATAAATTTCTTGTTCCAGTTGATCGACATAGCTTGAAAGGCGTTCGTGGTCTTTTTTTAGAGAGATTACATAGCTGCGTAAATCGTCCGAAAAGAAATTGAATTGTTCGGCCAGTTCCTGCAAATCGTCCCATTTTCTTAAGCGGATCCTTATGTCAAGATTGCCGTTAATTAACTCGGTCAAGGCATGCTTCAAGCGATAGACTGGCCCGGCAATCTTATGGGTTAAAAAGATGCTGAGAATACTGAAGACTAAAATAGCCGCGCCGGTCGTCGGCCAGACCGTGCCGTGTAAAACAAGAAAAGTGCGGGCGGCTTCGGCCTTTTCTGCAAGGGAGTAGTCGAACAAAAGGGTAATTATTGAGGGTAAAAAGAGAATAATAGTCAAAATAAAAGTATAGGTGCCGAGTAAGAGGATAGTCAATAGCACGTATTTAAATTGGAAACGTTTGTCGATGAAATAGTTCGTGAAACTCCGTTTGTATAGTCTCATGTCAATTTCCCTGAATGTTTAACGCGTGTTCCGTCAGGACCAGGACGGTGTGATTCGAATCATTCGCCTGGGCTATAAGGGTGAAGCCGGCAGTATTGCCGGTGTAGCTGAGAGATGACGGGAAGAGGTCTCTACTGATCTGTTCTCGTAACAGTGGCGGGAGGATGGTGCGTCCCTGATCGTCATGGCCGGTAGTAAAATCAATGGTTGCCGGGTAGGAAGCGTTTGTCTCAGTAATCGAGTTCATCAACGTATCGCGGATGGTGAGCAGCGTATTTTGTGCAACGGTAATTTTGGCTTTGCCGACAAAATGTTGGTATGAAGGGATTGCCATTGCCGCAAGAACGCCGATTATTGCCACCACGATCAGCAGTTCGATCAAGGTGAAACCGGCGGCTCCTGTTACAGCCCGATGCGGATTTTGCTTGAGGGGGGGATAGGTATGCATGATAATTTTCTCACAATCGGCAAATACATAATACGTTGGCAGAAAAGAAAAAAATGTCATGTTTTTTTCTGGTTGTTTGCGATAGGTCCAGCGGTGTTAAAGATATCATTTGGAACTGCCGGGGATAAAGCGATAAGCGCCGGCGCCGTAAGCCGCCCCTTTACCGATATTCATCAAGGAGCCGAGGCGCAGCAGGGCAATGAGATCATCGGGGAGCTGCCCTTTTAGCCACAGTCGACCGCTGACCCCCCCGAGTTCGGTCAATATTCCATCACCCGAATGGCTGCGCCAATCGATCCAGCGCAACTCACTCACTTCTTCCTCTATCCCTGCGTTCATGGTCAATAGTTCTGCCGCCTCTGTAATTTCAATGTGGTTATAAAAGTAACAAAGTGCGGTTACGCGGCGCAGGATAAAGGGGAGAAGATGGCGAAATGCCGGGCGAAAGAGGGGTTTCTTCTTCACCAAAAGGCGCGCCGGGGTGATGATTTCCAGGCACCACTCGGTGCTCGGGGGCAGAGGATCAAAGCGCCAGGCGGCGATGATGCGCGGTGGATCGGCGCACTTTGTCATTCCTTTTTGCCAGATCGTTACTTCTTGTCCCGAGGCGTCAGCGGCGGACACGGAAGTGAGACAGCCATGCTGTTGGCGGTTGTTGAAGGCAAATGGTTGAACTCCTTTCATGGTTGTAATCAGATCATCAAGCAGAATAATCCCGTCCCCAAAGAGGTGACAGGAGATGCCCCCCTGTTCGGTCGCAGTTGGTGTCAGGATATTGGGGTGGGGCTGAAAGGCAAAGGACGGGGCAGGGCGTTGGTAGCGGCGTAGCGCCGTCGGGTCGTCGGGCAGGGCCGGGGTGAAGAGGCGTTCAAAAGGATCCGGATCGAGTAATTCCATCCCGATTTGGTGCAGTGGCGAGCGCAGCAGTAATTCGGGAAAAAGTGGTAAAACCCGTGGTGTCTCTAATTGATAGTGGAAGGAGATCGCTGCAAATTCGATATCCTGAAGATAAGAGCTAAGTGCGCGCATCAGGGGATCGGGGTCGCCGGCAGTGGAACACCGGTCAATTGCATGAAATGGCTCACCAGGCGATAAGTAATCCCCCAGAGGACGGTTCGGCCCGGGCCAAGGAGATCGATGGCAGGGCGTTCGAGTTGCTCCCCGCGGAACATGACATAATGCAAGCGCTGACGATCCGGGTCGGCAAGGTCCGCTAACGGTACCCAGAAGGTTTCATTGATCTCCCGGTTGGGAAAGAGCGGGGTGGATGCGGCGACACGATAGGAAAAACAGGACACGATCACCGGTAAATGGGCGCCGGCAACATCGTCAAGGCGTCCCAGAAACTCTTCCTTTTGCAGGTCAATACCGATCTCTTCAAGAGTTTCCCGCTCGGCCGCAGCTCGCACCGTTTCATCGTCGGCTTCAATGTGTCCCCCTGGAAAGGCGATATTCCCTGACCAGGGATCACCCTGGAATTCGGCCCGCAAAATAAAGAGGATCTCAACCCCGCGCCGGCCTTCTCTTAAAAGCAGGGCAACTGCGGCGTGCGTGTGTCCGGGCCAGGCGCTGCGCTCAGTCAGGCGGGGTTGATAGCTGGCAAGGGCGGAACGAAGGTGTCCAAGTGTGAAGTAGTAGTCGGGAGTTATATGCATTTATCGGGTGGTCTTCTTGCTGCGCATGAGGGCTGCACCGAGCTGTTGACGAATTTTACTGCTGTTTTCCAGGGTTAATATCTCTTTGGCGATTTTCCGGGTGGAGATGGTATTGAGGGTTGAAAGGATCTGTTTGACTTTAGGAATGTAGGGAGCTGCCATCGACATTTCACGAACGCCGATGCCGATCAAAAAGAGCAGGGCTTGCGGGTCGGTCGCCATTTCACCACAGATACAGAGCCCTTTATTGTGAGTGCGGGCGACGTCGGCCACATGCCGCAGTGCATGCAGTACGGCAGGGTGAAAGGGATCATAATAGTTCTTCACCAGGGGATTGTTGCGGTCGGCTGCGAGCATGTACTGCACCAGATCGTTGGTGCCGAGGGCAAAAAAGTCAACATGCTTTGCCAGCATCCCGATTAATTGCACGGCCGCCGGCACTTCGATCATGATCCCGACCGGTACAGAATCACTAAAGGGAATCCCTTCGCGCCTTAAATTCCCGGCCGCTTCTTCAACGATCTTACGGCAGGACAGGATCTCTTCAACGCCGCTGATCATCGGAAAGAGGAGTTTGACGTTGCCATGCACCGCCGCCATCAAGATGGCTTCAATCTGAGTGCGGAAAATATCCTGATAGTCGAGAGAGACGCGCACCGAGCGCCAACCCATAAAGGGGTTATCCTCCTTGGGAAGGGGGAAGTAAGGCAAAGCCTTGTCACCGCCGATATCGAGGGTCCGTATTGTCACCGGTTGACCGGCAAAGCCTTCAACCATGCGGCGATAAAGGAGGTATTGTTCGTGGCGGGAAGGGAAGGAACTGCGGGTCATGTAAGGAAATTCGGTGCGGTACAGGCCGATGCCTTCCGCGCCATTATGCACGGCAATACCGATGTCGCTCA
The Deltaproteobacteria bacterium HGW-Deltaproteobacteria-4 DNA segment above includes these coding regions:
- a CDS encoding CoA pyrophosphatase, whose amino-acid sequence is MHITPDYYFTLGHLRSALASYQPRLTERSAWPGHTHAAVALLLREGRRGVEILFILRAEFQGDPWSGNIAFPGGHIEADDETVRAAAERETLEEIGIDLQKEEFLGRLDDVAGAHLPVIVSCFSYRVAASTPLFPNREINETFWVPLADLADPDRQRLHYVMFRGEQLERPAIDLLGPGRTVLWGITYRLVSHFMQLTGVPLPATPIP